A window of Acropora muricata isolate sample 2 chromosome 3, ASM3666990v1, whole genome shotgun sequence contains these coding sequences:
- the LOC136910695 gene encoding PRKR-interacting protein 1 homolog: MADNEANKSPKEKSSEKLVIPRSATEMQRRKLEKLMKDPDKTVSIPDRSKAWKPGEAPEFVRFVMGSSAGAGSGEFHVYRATRRREYNRVAYIDRMAEQNELNESYHKKLEENKAQADDKTAKKRAKRLRRKQKKSGAKRKKDETKKGDDGNDQGQAGSSEDDNDDDNDEYEEPHFVIGGQ, from the exons ATGGCGGACAATGAAGCAAACAAGAGTCCGAAAGAAAAATCATCAGAGAAGCTCGTTATTCCTCGAAGTGCGACAGAAATGCAAAGGAGAAAGCTAGAGAAACTTATGAAAGACCCA GATAAAACAGTATCAATACCAGACCGCTCAAAGGCATGGAAGCCAGGAGAGGCTCCAGAGTTTGTCCGATTCGTGATGG GTTCCAGTGCAGGAGCTGGTAGTGGAGAGTTTCACGTTTATCGTGCAACAAGAAGGAGAGAGTACAACAGGGTGGCTTACATTGACAGGATGGCAGAGCAG AATGAACTTAATGAAAGTTACCACAAGAAGCTTGAGGAAAATAAAGCTCAAGCAgatgacaaaactgcaaagaaaCGAGCCAAAAG actgcgaagaaaacagaaaaagtcaGGAGCTAAGCGAAAGAAAGATGAGACAAAAAAGGGAGATG ATGGAAATGATCAGGGGCAAGCTGGTAGCAGTGAggatgataatgacgatgacaATGATGAATATGAAGAACCACATTTTGTTATTGGAGGGCAGTGA